In Candidatus Eisenbacteria bacterium, the genomic stretch CGAGTCGTTCGCAAGCGGAGAAGACCGGGGAGAAGTCGCAAGAAGGAGAGAAGCCGTGCGTCGAAGAGACGATCGACCAGTCATGGGCTGGGTCCTGCTTCTCCTGTGTCTGACACTCGCGATCGCCGGGGACATCGCGGCCGATACAGGGAGTGGAGACCCGAACGCAACTACGGGAAACGCTGGCGGCGGGAGCGAGCCCGACACGCTCTATGGCGGACCGGGCCAAGGAGGTAACCACAGCGGGGATCCGGACGATCTTGATTTTGTTTCTCCCCCTGTCTGGATCTGGATCAATTGCCTTCTGCAGGGAATGGGCCGCTAGGAGTCCGACAGCATGGATGCGCCTGACCGGAGAGAGGCCGCAGCCTCCGATCTGAGCCCGCTCGGCGAGCGAACCGCGCGCGCGGAATCGATCGTCCCGCCGGGATACGCTCAAGCGCTCGCCTTGGGCGACATGCAGATGGCGGCGGACAACTTCCAGAGCGCTCTCTGCGAGTACGAGCGCGCTCTGGGGCTGCTGGTTGAGGATCCCAACTGGCGCCGGGAGCGCGCCGATACGCACCTCAGGGTGGCCGAGTGCCACCGCAAGCGCGGCGGTTTCCAGGAGGCGCTCGCGGAGCTGGCCCGCGCCCGCCAGGGGATCGATCCAGAGATCGACGCCGACATCGATGCCAAGATCGTCGGCCGCACGGGGATGATCCAGGCGAGCCTCGGCCACTACCTGGCCGCGCAGACGAACTGCAACAGGGCCTACGAGATCCTGCGCGGCGGCAAGGACAACGACGAGATCGGCCATCTCGAACTCGCTCTCGGCAACATCTTCACCAGGCTCGGCCAAGTCGAGAGGGCGCGCGAGTCGTTCCAGAGCGCGCTCTTCACATTCCGGCGAATCGACCATCGCGAAGGGATCGCCCGCGCCCTCAACAACCTGGGCGTTCTCCTGAAGTCCGGACCGCGCTGGAAAGAGGCGCAGGACTACTTCGAGAGGGCGCTCGCCGTGAGCGAGGAGGCGGCGCACTCGCAGAGGATCGCGTCCCACTGCCTCAACCTGGGCGTCCTTCTGACGAAACGCTGCGACTGGACGCGGTCGCTGCAGCTGCT encodes the following:
- a CDS encoding tetratricopeptide repeat protein translates to MDAPDRREAAASDLSPLGERTARAESIVPPGYAQALALGDMQMAADNFQSALCEYERALGLLVEDPNWRRERADTHLRVAECHRKRGGFQEALAELARARQGIDPEIDADIDAKIVGRTGMIQASLGHYLAAQTNCNRAYEILRGGKDNDEIGHLELALGNIFTRLGQVERARESFQSALFTFRRIDHREGIARALNNLGVLLKSGPRWKEAQDYFERALAVSEEAAHSQRIASHCLNLGVLLTKRCDWTRSLQLLSRALLIFREMENSSGVAKTSLALGNLKARLGQATIARGHYE